In Candidatus Thermoplasmatota archaeon, one DNA window encodes the following:
- a CDS encoding class I SAM-dependent methyltransferase: MKSIPYMHPMIYNLYLLALHRRNLGERYKLISGEIGYNKIIFELGCGTGILTDYLDKSCNYIGWDLNRTFIQYLKRKGQTAELHDIFDFSNYPENDVCVIVDILHHVVPKEHILIKNALKLTKKLIVVEPHKAFCFPLPDPLRKYYDSILGDNDGINPYRDRVNWNYSPEELKKYFLSSGARKVTEVGKDIMAVFYFGKNDIMKANGN, translated from the coding sequence ATGAAATCAATTCCATATATGCATCCAATGATATACAATCTTTATTTGTTGGCATTGCATAGGAGAAATCTTGGGGAGAGGTATAAACTTATATCCGGAGAAATTGGGTACAACAAGATAATATTTGAACTGGGATGTGGAACTGGGATTTTGACAGATTACTTGGATAAAAGTTGCAATTACATAGGCTGGGATTTGAACCGGACGTTCATACAATACTTAAAAAGAAAAGGACAGACAGCGGAGTTACATGACATTTTTGATTTTTCAAATTATCCAGAGAACGATGTATGTGTAATTGTGGACATCTTACACCACGTGGTGCCGAAAGAACATATCCTTATTAAAAATGCTTTGAAATTAACAAAAAAACTTATTGTCGTAGAACCTCATAAAGCATTTTGTTTCCCATTACCAGACCCCCTTAGGAAATATTACGATTCTATCCTGGGCGACAATGATGGTATCAACCCATACCGTGATAGGGTGAACTGGAACTATTCACCGGAGGAATTAAAAAAATATTTTTTGTCATCAGGCGCCCGTAAAGTTACAGAAGTAGGGAAGGACATTATGGCCGTGTTTTACTTTGGTAAAAACGATATTATGAAAGCAAATGGCAATTGA